A genomic region of Cannabis sativa cultivar Pink pepper isolate KNU-18-1 chromosome 1, ASM2916894v1, whole genome shotgun sequence contains the following coding sequences:
- the LOC115707859 gene encoding glycine-rich cell wall structural protein 2-like encodes MPPPNARGSGGALYFSTGDGPTTFQFNPRNADDIFAEFFGSSGPFGGLGGMGGEGGGMRGSRFSSGIFRDDIFRSFGEGGGGGGGGGGSMNHGAPRN; translated from the coding sequence ATGCCACCACCAAACGCCAGAGGATCGGGTGGAGCTTTATACTTCTCGACCGGAGATGGACCCACGACTTTTCAATTCAATCCTCGAAATGCAGACGATATTTTTGCGGAGTTTTTCGGGTCCTCAGGACCGTTTGGAGGCTTGGGAGGGATGGGTGGTGAAGGAGGAGGTATGAGGGGTTCAAGGTTTTCAAGTGGGATTTTCAGAGATGACATATTTAGATCGTTTGGGGAAGGAGGTGGAGGTGGAGGTGGTGGCGGTGGCTCCATGAACCATGGTGCCCCTAGGAATTAA